A window of the Egibacter rhizosphaerae genome harbors these coding sequences:
- a CDS encoding ester cyclase, whose amino-acid sequence MTDATKETRSVAELHARTADAFNRRDWGALRAMVAADATYTDHAQGVTAHGPDEVVGLLATWSAAFSDARIEDATYLEAGDVSVSRFVGRGVQDGPLGPFPPSNIHTETAFCEVVRFDGGGKTVAGDVYYDQLGLLTRLGHIPAPE is encoded by the coding sequence ATGACCGATGCGACCAAGGAGACGAGGTCGGTGGCCGAGCTGCACGCGAGGACCGCGGACGCGTTCAACCGTCGCGACTGGGGTGCCCTGCGAGCGATGGTCGCCGCGGATGCGACCTACACCGATCACGCCCAGGGGGTGACCGCCCACGGGCCCGACGAGGTCGTCGGCCTGCTGGCTACGTGGAGCGCGGCCTTCTCCGACGCCCGCATCGAGGACGCCACGTACCTCGAGGCGGGGGATGTGTCGGTGAGCCGCTTCGTCGGGCGCGGCGTCCAGGACGGGCCGCTGGGCCCGTTCCCGCCGTCGAACATCCACACCGAGACCGCGTTTTGTGAGGTGGTGCGCTTCGACGGCGGCGGGAAGACCGTCGCGGGCGACGTGTACTACGACCAACTCGGGCTGCTCACCCGCCTGGGGCACATCCCCGCCCCCGAGTAG